CGCCCGGGATACGGAAAGAGCGCAAAGATCATCGAGCGGAAGAGGCGATCGAACGGCGTTCGCGGCGCGATCGGTTCGAGCTTCGCGCGTTGGGCTTCGATCAACAGATCGTAGCGCACGCCCGATGGGCACGCGGTGACGCAGCCCATGCATCCCAGGCAGCGATCGAAGTGCTCTGTAACCGTCGCATCGAGCGCGATCACTCCCTCTTGCAGGCCCTTCATCAAATCGATGCGTCCGCGCGGCGAATCCATCTCGTTGCCCCACGACCGGTACGTCGGACAAGCCGGCAAACAGAATCCGCAGTGTACGCAATCGGCGATCAGGTCGTTCATATCGCGCGTTTCGCCGGGAGTGTGCACTAGATGCCTCCGACGAAGCGGCCCGGATTGCACAGGCCCTTGGGATCGAAGTTCGTTTTGAGTTGACGCATGATCGGCCAGGACGGCGGCGGGGCGCCCCAGGCGTCTACCGCACCGCGTGCATCGAGCGGCATCGCGGCTACCACGACAGTGCCGGCGTCGAGATCGCTGCGCCAGCGTTCGACGGTTGCGGCGCTCATATCGTTCCCGGTCAGGATCGCAGAGCCGATTGCCGGATAATAGATGCGGCGGATGCCGGCCATGTCGTTCTGGGCAAGAAAGCCGGCGAGCTTCGTGGGTGCCGCACCGAGTTGTACGCGCCAGGGAGCTTCGCAACGCGCGCTTCGTTCGCGCGCCTCCAGAAGATCGAGCTCGGCGGGCGAGGGCTGTGACGCATCGAAATGCAAGCGCTCCGCAATGTCGGTCATCGAACGGACTTGCTCGTCGACGCCGCCGCGAAAACCGTCGAACGCGACGACGCAATCGTAACGCTCGCCGCCGTCGTCGAACGCGACGATCGAGGTCGGCACGAGGGCGGCGTTGACGATTTCCGCGCAGACGCGCAGAACGTCGCCGGCGGTAAGTTTGCGAAGGGCGATGGTAGCGCCGTATTCGCTGCGCGGGTGCACGCGAAAGGTCGCGCTGACAACGGCGCCGAGCGTCCCGAGCGCGCCGACCATCAGCTTGGGGATATCGAAGCCCGCGACGTTCTTGACGACCTTACCCCCGCCGCGAGCGGTGACGCCGTCGGGGCGCACGATTGCGATGCCGACGATGTTGTCCTTGATCGAGCCGAAGCGCAAGCGTCGCCGACCGTAGGCATTCGTCGCGATTGCGCCTCCGATCGTCGTGCGTTCGGGGTCGGGTACGTCGAGCGCTAAGAATTGGTGATGTTCGGCAAGTACGGCGCAAACCGCGGCGAACGTCATGCCGGCTTCTACGGTGATCGTCTGATCCTCGGGCGCGTAGTCGATCACGCGGTTGCAGCCAGTCGTTGCGACGACCGTATCCAGCCCCCGCGGTGCATTCCCCAGCTCGAGTTCGGTGCCGCCGCCCACAAACGCAAACGGCTTCCCGTCTGCGTAGAGGTCGCGTACGACGGCCGCAAGCTCGCCGATGCCGGAGGGGGTGACGACGTTGCGCGGTTCGACTCCGGCGATCCTCATCCGCGCCCGGCTACTTCGGCGAGTTCGGTCGCGTGCGGGTGATACACACCCGGCCGGTCGCCGCAAAGACGCGGCGTCGGGAAGACTTTGTTGGGATTGAAGATGACGTCGCGATCGAAGGCGCAGCGGACGAATTGCATCGTCGCAAGATCGTCCTCGGTAAAGAGATCACCCATATAGGCGGCCTTGTCGAAGCCGACGCCGTGTTCGCCCGTAATCGAACCGCCGTAACGGATGCACGTCTTGAGAATCTCGCCGCCGACGTGCTCGGCCAACGCCTCTTGTCCCGGGATGCGTCCATCGTACAGAATCAGGGGATGAAGATTGCCG
This window of the Candidatus Dormiibacterota bacterium genome carries:
- a CDS encoding FAD-binding oxidoreductase; its protein translation is MRIAGVEPRNVVTPSGIGELAAVVRDLYADGKPFAFVGGGTELELGNAPRGLDTVVATTGCNRVIDYAPEDQTITVEAGMTFAAVCAVLAEHHQFLALDVPDPERTTIGGAIATNAYGRRRLRFGSIKDNIVGIAIVRPDGVTARGGGKVVKNVAGFDIPKLMVGALGTLGAVVSATFRVHPRSEYGATIALRKLTAGDVLRVCAEIVNAALVPTSIVAFDDGGERYDCVVAFDGFRGGVDEQVRSMTDIAERLHFDASQPSPAELDLLEARERSARCEAPWRVQLGAAPTKLAGFLAQNDMAGIRRIYYPAIGSAILTGNDMSAATVERWRSDLDAGTVVVAAMPLDARGAVDAWGAPPPSWPIMRQLKTNFDPKGLCNPGRFVGGI